The genomic stretch CCCGTGCCCTCTCCACCACTCGCTCCACGAGCTGGGTGTCGCCGGGGCCCCACACAATGTGCGGCCGGATGGCCGTGACACGGAAGGCGGGGGAGTCCTCGGCCAGGGCGATCTCTTCCGCCGCAGCCTTGGACCTGGCGTAGTGGCCGCGGGCCCGGTCGGGATCGGCCGTCCCCGCCTGTGCGCCCACAATGGAAGACCCAAAGTGCGCCACCGACGGCGAGGAGACAAAGACGAAGTCGCGCAGGCCCTCACGCTGGGCGGCCGTGATCAGCTGGCGGGTGCCCACGATGTTCGTTGCCACGAAATCGTCCCAGTCGCCGGTGAAGGACACCTTCGCCGCAAGATGCACGACGGCGTCCATGCCCGCCACCGCCTGTGCGGCAACGTCGGGGTCCACCACGGAGCCCTGGACTGATTCCCAGGGTGCCTCGACGGCCCCGCGCTGCAGCGTCCGCACCGTGTAGCCTCGGTCAAACAGCAGCTGCGCCACGGCCCGGCCCAGCATGCCGCTGGTTCCAGTCACGAGGACGCGGCGCGGTCCGGATCCCGCGGGAGCGGGGGGCACGGGCGCAGCGCCAGGTTCCCCGCTCACGGGCGCCCGGCCTTGTCGCCGGCAAGCATCCGGGCCGCCCAGCGGGACAGCGCCGCACGGTCGATCTTGGAGTTGTGCCGCACGTCCGTGGGCATGGTGTCAATCACCAGCACAGCCGAGAGCGGCAGGTCCACGCCGGCAGCGGAGACGGCAGCACGCACCGCCGCGGCCAGCCAAAACGGTGCCAGCCCGGAACGCCGTGCAGCAGGGACCGTCTCCACGATCGCCACTGCCGCCTGCGTCCCGGCGGGCCCGACGCCCACCACTGCGGCGCGGGCCACGGAGGGAAGCTGTTCGGCGGCCTGCTCGGCTGCCACCGGGGTCCGCACGCCGGAGGGGGTGGCCAGGATGTGCTCCATGCGCCCCTCAACCCACAGCCTGCCCCCGGCATCCAGGTGCCCGACGTCGCCCGTGCGGTGCCAGCCCGGAATGGAGATGCTGTGCTGCTCGGTGACCCACAGGCGGTCATAGCGGGCCTTGACATGCGGCGCACGCACCAGCACCTCGCCCGTCACGCCGGCATCAAACGAGGGCTGAAGCGCCACGGATCCGTCGGCCGCCACCGGCGCAATCGCCACGGTGGCACCGCTGACGGGCCGCCCCACGCACACGCCGTTGCCCGCGCCCGCGGCACGGATGCCCGGCAGGTCGATGTCCGTCACCGGCAGCGCCTCGGTCATGCCGTACGGGGTGTGCAGGGCGGCGTTCGGAGCCAGCGCTTGGACCTTTTCCAGCAGCGGGATGCCCAGCGGCGCCCCAGCCGAGAGGACAAGTTCGACGGCGGCCAGCGCCTTGGCCTGTCCAGCGGACAGTTGCGCTGCGGTCGCCACAACGTTGACGAGCGCGGCCGGCGAGGCAAACACCACGGTGGCGT from Arthrobacter stackebrandtii encodes the following:
- a CDS encoding NAD-dependent epimerase/dehydratase family protein, which produces MSGEPGAAPVPPAPAGSGPRRVLVTGTSGMLGRAVAQLLFDRGYTVRTLQRGAVEAPWESVQGSVVDPDVAAQAVAGMDAVVHLAAKVSFTGDWDDFVATNIVGTRQLITAAQREGLRDFVFVSSPSVAHFGSSIVGAQAGTADPDRARGHYARSKAAAEEIALAEDSPAFRVTAIRPHIVWGPGDTQLVERVVERARAGRLPLLDGGRALIDTTYVDNAAEAIVRGLERMDHAHGQALVVTNGEPRPVGELIAGICSAAGVPAPGYSVPGWLARGAGSVIEKAWTAAGTRGWVHDEPPMTRFLAEQLSTAHWFDQRHTQAVLDWTPSVSLDQGLERLAEYYRNR